Genomic segment of Panicum virgatum strain AP13 chromosome 9N, P.virgatum_v5, whole genome shotgun sequence:
GAGACATACTGATTGATATCGACCCCTGAgtttaataaaaaaaagaatgaggataaaaaaaaagattcaataaaatggatgcacacactAAAAGCTAAGGTCTTAAATAATAGTTGAAAACATTATATTATAACTGAAATGAAAAGGATAACAACAGGTACCTTGTTTCCAAGATAGCCCATCAGGCCTCTACCAACACATGAAACCTTCAAGTTCTTCACATGTTCCCTTATATCACTCCGTACCCACACCATGAGAAAAATTCCAACCATTTGCTTGCTGGCAACTAAGCAATACCTGAGTTTTCATGGAGAATACAAATTCAGTTCAGAGGATTGTAGTCTTCAACAAAGGAATCCATAACAGCAAATTAACTTTAAGGAAACATGAGCTATATAGTATGGTAAGGGTTGAGAAAATTACCTAGAATCAGTGCATAGTGGAGCACCATATCCACCTGGCATTGGTGGGAAGAATATACCACTAGGGGATTCCTCGTCAATATTCTCATCATCAGATGACCCACCACATCTCATACTAGTGTCAACATCACTTGGCCTGCTCCCGAAGCTAATACGGTCGCAAACACTGAAACGACGGTCCACTAACGAGTGTGGATCCATCATGTCAATCCTTGAACTACGATTGAAGGACTGGAATGAACGTCGATGGAAGAATGACGAGTTCCTTTGTCTTCTTGATGATCGCTCAAAGTCCACATTGAGCTCCACAATAGGATCTGGAGCCGGTGAAGGGGTGTGGTAATTGTAGACACCAGTGCTTTGTTGATCAAGATTATTTAGAGTTTTCCTAACAAGGGAAACCCATTTCTTTGCTGGACCGTTGTCTTCAGTCAATAGAACATTACCAGCATTCAAGGGAACAATTTCCTGAAACCTGGCATGACAACTTATGTTAGGTTCCTTTTCTATTAGAACCGTTTTTAGATATGCTTCTTAGTTTAGAAAAATATAAGATGATTAAATAAATGCACGAGTCAAACAATATACCCTATCACATATATATCAGCAGCAGGAGAAGTATGAAGCCAGTCCTCCAGATTCAAATGACTAGATGGTGCCCTTCCGCCCACATTCCATGTAGCAACGAAGACCCTAAGCACACAAGCGTATGTATTGTCATATCACAGGAATTTTCTTTAACCAATGATTAGTGGACTGATGAAGAATTACTAAAAGAAACAATCTATTTACCTGTAGTCCTGTGTGTTTGTGATATAAGCACCGTCAAATCCATTTCCTAGTCTACCATCCCGATCTGCATTCCTCTTAGGCAACCTCTCTATGTAGACATAAAGTAAACTCAGTCACACTTATCACCGAACATAAAGATAATCCAGTCATGATATTTGCAGTTTTGCACGAAACAGAACATAAGGTGTGAAAAAAAATCTGAAGATACCATAGTTACTGTCAGGAGGCAAGCAAAATGTACCTGTCCTGCTTTTCTTGGATTTGCAAGCATCTCTATCAGAGAAACTGGTCCTCCACTGCACTCCGACTGAAATTATCAGAAGGAAATTTAGCACGGAAACAGTAAAAGAAAGTTCTAGTTATTGGAGTCACAAAGATATTGTGGTCGCTTCTGCAACCTCAAGTGAGGAAATTCACTGAAGAGAACAGGAAACAAGAACCATGTTTATCCTAGTAGAATAACAGAAATCCACTGCTGTTTGCGCAACAAAAAACAGAAATCTACTGCTCTAAAGAGAAATTTTAGCAGAGAAATCATGCAGGGAACTTAAACTCACCAATTTATGAACAGAAGCAGATCATATAGTTAAAAAGCTGGTAGGGTGTTGCTAGATGAATGTACCTTCCTCGGCCACATAATCCGAATGGAAGTCCTTCGCCTTTGTTTTGATGTTGAACCACTTCCTAACAAGGGTCCTGGACCAGGATAGCTTTATGCACACCAATCACAAGCAAAGCAAGATCAGGGACGAGCACAGAAACATCACAATAAGGAATGAAGAGGATAGCTGCCAATATGTAAACACTTACCTTGTTCTTGCTTGAATTGTCATCTCTCATTGTCTCAGTGCTTCCTCATGCAGCTAGCTCCAAGGGATGAGTCTCCCCCACTCCTCGAAGCCTCCAAACGTGGGCGCTTTTACTTCCTCTCAAACAGTACCTCCGAACAGAATCAGGGGAGAACCGGATTCTGCTACCTAATTTTCCCCCTTTTTGTGAAACGAAGTAGACCAGACTGGCCCTTGCTTTTCCAAACTATGGGCCGGCTAACGAGCCAGAGAATTCCCTAGAACTATTTGGGAAGACTCCAAAATGCAATCTTTCGGACAAGAATCCAACACAAGAAAACGAAGGGGGATAGGAAAAATTTGAGAGATCACACTGGCCTGTGGGGAAAAGATGAAGAACAGAAGCGGACGGAGCAGAAACCTTCAGGATTGAGGAACAAAACCACGAGCACAGATGCAGGAAAGCTCTTGCCAGCACCGCCAGCACAAGAAATCGCTGACGGTGAAGGAAAGAAACTGAGCAAGGCCTCGATCAAATGCGGGGGCTTTCAGAGAGTCCAAAACGGGCTCCTCCCTCACGAACCAAACCCGCAGCTCAGCTCGGCAGATCAATGCCCGAAAGCAGTTAACCGCCCCGGACCATAAAGAAACGCCCACAGAGGCAGAACAGAAGAGCAGCGGAAGTAAATGAGCGCCCAGGAACACGGCGGAGGGCACGGAGGCGACCAGCGCGGCGCCGCCTCGAGCAATGCAAGGACCGGACCGGGGAAGCGGCTCCGGAGCTGAGCGGATGGCGCGGCCGCGGATTTGAAGGCCCGGCCCGGGGTGGGAGATGGGGCGAGGCTGCGGACAGTGCAAGGACGGACGGACACGCTGCTCCGAGTCTGCGCGCTCGTGCTGTTCGagaaggcgaggcgaggcgaggcgagagtAGGGGAGTGGGAGCGCAGCGCAGCAGCCGCGGCAGTAGTGAGCAGGGTTAACGTATCCGACCGctaaccgccggccaccggttccggtttaccggaccagtttggccggttacctgtagaaaccggtcaaatccaaatttgaattcaaaaaactcagttcaaccggttcgtaccggtataccggtcggttagaccggtttactggtcggtttgactggtttaccggccggtttgatcggtttgaattcaaatccaaatttagaatcgcatgtgtaactgttttggaccggtataccggccggttagaccggtttaccggccggtttgaccgatttatcggccggttagaccgatttatcaagtgggccttaatgggccgtctcattttttctttttcttttttgttttaactttaaatgcctgaaaagtatgttaaacgaatgaattttggagaaaatttgacaccattagattcgttgcaccttgaagtatttttaggaattttttgggatttttcatttttttgaattcaaatttaaattttgaatttggaccggtttcataccgaaccgaaccggaaccggaccggttaccgacggttcggttaaccctggTAGTGAGTACTGAGTACTGGGGACAGTGAGCTTTGGATGGAGCTGAGAAATATGATGGAGGGAGAGGGAATAAAGCTAAAGCTTTGGGGCCTCCCTGGTGTTTTTTCCCCTTCCACCTACGTAGCCTTTGCTCTTTAGCTCCGAAACCAAGGCAAACCCTGCGAGTTTTGGCTGGACTTTTTCTGACGTTTTCTTGGGAAACTGTTGACCGTAGTCTACGCCAAATCTGAAACTTGCTAATTTGGGTTAGGACTGAACTTCGAAcccttttttcttcttattaAGATTGACAGATTGTAAAGGCCACTACGTGACAGACCGTTTTAAGAGCTGAGACCACGAGAGATGGGTAGTTGGGTACTACCATGACACGAAAATTATGTCCCTTCTCCAACTTATGGCTGTACAAAAGTCCACCAGATTTAGAGGCCGTTGGTGCTGACCAAGCACAGTTTGGTATTCCATCCATGAGCAACTGCAGCATGAATGGATTTTTAGACGGGGTATAAAAACGGTGCTTGATTGTTCACCGACTAGATGAAAATATCTGGACAAAGTGCCAAACGTCACGTACAACATGATAAGAATACTACTGTAGTCCCACGTACAGGGCTCATTAACGGtaataagggtgtgtttagttggtgaaaatttttagattcagctactgtagcactttcgtttgtatttagcAATCAGTGTTCAATTATGGATTagttaggctcaaaagattcatctcatcatttacagctaaactgtgtaattgattatttttttaactatatttagtattccatgcatgtgtccaaaaaatttgatgtgacagagaatcttgaaaatttttgggaagtAAACATGGCCTAAAAAGGCAACATCATCTAAAAAACCCGATTTTGAGCTCAAGAGTGGCTTCAACTCCAGGCACCTCACCAAAAATACATATAAACAGACTATGGTTTTAGTGTTCTTAGTTCTCACGTTGAATTTTGTTATGAAATATAAACATATTTGTTTTACTAACCTGAACTAATGTATTGCGTGCAGATTGTTAGCCACACCTTAAGCATGTTTTGGCAATAACGTTATATTGCAACGTGTAGAAGGCAACCAATCAAACCCATTTCTTTTAATAGTTAACTGTCTTATAATTACGATGCTTTCAGCGAGCTGCGAAAGGCCCAACCAGATCACAAACTATGTGGAGACCTGTAATCTCAAACTATGCAgcatctttaaaaaaaaactcatgaAACTACACGACGCTTGAATTTCCCAACACTCTGTACTCTGACTTGCCGTGTGACCGACCGTGTCATATTGCACGAGTACGACGATCCCCGGATCCGTCCAAAGACATCACTAAAATCTCCGGCCTCACCTTGATAACCGAAACACGAGCACAAAACTGATCGCCCATCAGAGGCATCTCGCTCGGACACTCGAGCAGCCTCGTCAAAAACTTCCAGGAGCTCGGCGCCCACAACCACGAGAGCGCTGCCCTGCCCATGACACGCCACACGCTGGTCCGGCGCACGCCAACATGTCagcgctgctggctgctgcgctGGCCTGGCCGCCCCCCTCTGCTCCAGAGCAGAGAGCGCAGCGCTGGCCGCCGGCAGGCAGCGCTGCCGGTGGCCGCGGCAAGCTTGCATGGCCGCTGGCTCCCGCACTGTTCTCCGCctgccgcgcggcgcgggcgcgcgggcggcgttgCGGCGTCGGGGGCGCGCCGCGGTGTCTGTGCGCGGTCTGCCCCGGCGAGCCGCTggcccgctgctgctgccattgCTTTGAGtcaaggttttaaatctccgGCTAAAGCTTCCGCTATCTTCCGCTATAGCTGTTTGAGAGAGATTTAGCTAAGATTTTTCATGTACAACTTAGTTCTTAGCTGCCGCTATAGTCCgttatagccggctatagcctgTTTTTAGACATAGATAGCTAAATGCCTTAGCCGGTTATTTAAAACATTGCTTTGAGTATCGAAAATGTTTGAGGGACTGTTTAGATCactttatattttatatttttagatttttagaagtgaatcttcaacatttgaagtattaaatgtagattaattataaaactaattatagatctcgtctataaactacgagacgaatctaatgagcctaattaattcattattaacacatgtttactgtagctttACTATTAGCACATCATTAGATGAAtctaatttagtgtctaatcacgacctaattaggctcattagatttgtctcgcgatttacagtctatttatataatgcgatttatttttcgattaCATTTAATACATCATGCAAacgatttaaaaaaaattgaatttgcgTTTTTTGATCTAAACAACAAGGCCTCGCCGATGCCGCGCCGCCGATGGCCCGCCGATGCCGCTGCCGTGCAAGAACCAAGAAAGCACATGCAAAGCGGGCGATATCTGGGACGGTGTCGCTACGTGTGCGCGCGTGTATCGTCTAGTGTAGGACAGGGGAGTGGAGGAGAGGAGAGTAGGAGACCCCATGCCACTGTCCCTGTCCGTATATCTGTACATCCCGGGTAGCGTTGCGACCCAAACCAGTTCAGCTCTGTTTCCTCTTTCACCTGAGGCGAATCCTGAGTAGGGTGGGAGcgggatgcaatgcaatgcagggATCCAGGGGCGGAGGCAGACCCCGGGCcacccgggccatggcccggggttcggcccaaaTTT
This window contains:
- the LOC120691223 gene encoding type IV inositol polyphosphate 5-phosphatase 7-like, which gives rise to MRDDNSSKNKLSWSRTLVRKWFNIKTKAKDFHSDYVAEEVGVQWRTSFSDRDACKSKKSRTERLPKRNADRDGRLGNGFDGAYITNTQDYRVFVATWNVGGRAPSSHLNLEDWLHTSPAADIYVIGFQEIVPLNAGNVLLTEDNGPAKKWVSLVRKTLNNLDQQSTGVYNYHTPSPAPDPIVELNVDFERSSRRQRNSSFFHRRSFQSFNRSSRIDMMDPHSLVDRRFSVCDRISFGSRPSDVDTSMRCGGSSDDENIDEESPSGIFFPPMPGGYGAPLCTDSRYCLVASKQMVGIFLMVWVRSDIREHVKNLKVSCVGRGLMGYLGNKGSISISMSLHQTSFCFVCTHLTSGQKDGDQLRRNADVVEILRKTRFPHVHGAGDEKSPETILDHDRIIWFGDLNYRIALSYRSVKALVEMHNWKQLLEKDQLRIEQRFGRVFAGWKEGRIYFPPTYKYSYNSDRYAGDDMHPNEKRRTPAWCDRILWYGRGLNQLCYVRGESRFSDHRPVYSIFTAEVQIPSQSQFSGITRSASLLGVDELRYPTYPRSYMDINFY